In one window of Streptomyces sp. FXJ1.172 DNA:
- a CDS encoding zf-HC2 domain-containing protein, producing MSGAGRFEAHDEHDERDDHEGPEEETRRQGREGHQERAGYGEGGGPGEKEHPGDGFRDGPGDGPGDGSGDGGGPGDAPHGSGDPEPDRPRIPTPRASAEDSGRPLPDPAALGDLAPVPLDLPHDVLKSLLGAWALAACSAAETAAVEDHLGSCGSCADEARRLREAIGLLHQPETLDLDPGLRTRVLESCLERRPPRIPLPPWAAPYDAEAARLDALLQDFGDAEWHAPVRLHWFEDDEPTSRRTTVAGVIAHLLSVDGMIAVALGLEDPLAGIAGADDPDAAGPAGRTEAFWRTSRFPPTRSVRGPWREQSHGLVRTVSFTGSHAGGLPVSYGDFALPLHDAMLDRAFECWVHAEDIADAVDYPYEPPAPRHLNKMIDLAARMLPAALAERRRAGRSAPGPTPHLVAAGAPGRSLRLEIEGTAGGEWLIPLDSPAAVGSAEFEVAHVALDGVEFCRLAAGHIPPQEAAAGQVGDRQAIKDVLFAVAGLSRM from the coding sequence GTGAGCGGAGCGGGACGCTTCGAGGCCCACGACGAACACGACGAACGCGACGACCACGAGGGCCCTGAGGAGGAGACCCGGCGCCAAGGGCGCGAGGGACATCAGGAGCGCGCGGGGTACGGAGAGGGCGGCGGGCCGGGTGAGAAGGAGCACCCCGGTGACGGCTTCCGTGACGGCCCCGGCGACGGCCCCGGCGACGGCTCCGGCGACGGCGGTGGCCCGGGAGACGCGCCGCACGGATCCGGTGACCCCGAGCCGGACCGGCCCCGGATACCGACGCCCCGCGCCTCCGCCGAGGACAGCGGGCGGCCGCTGCCCGATCCCGCCGCCCTCGGGGACCTCGCACCCGTGCCGCTCGATCTGCCGCACGACGTCCTGAAGTCGCTCCTCGGCGCCTGGGCGCTGGCCGCCTGTTCGGCGGCGGAGACGGCGGCCGTCGAGGACCACCTGGGCTCGTGCGGAAGCTGCGCCGACGAGGCCCGCCGGCTGCGCGAGGCGATCGGCCTGCTGCACCAGCCGGAGACCCTCGACCTGGATCCGGGGCTGCGCACCCGCGTCCTGGAGAGCTGCCTTGAGCGCCGGCCGCCGCGCATCCCGCTGCCCCCGTGGGCGGCGCCGTACGACGCCGAGGCCGCGCGGCTGGACGCCCTGCTCCAGGACTTCGGGGACGCGGAGTGGCATGCGCCGGTCCGGCTGCACTGGTTCGAGGACGACGAGCCGACGAGCCGTCGTACCACCGTGGCCGGGGTGATCGCTCATCTGCTGTCGGTGGACGGAATGATCGCGGTCGCGCTCGGCCTGGAGGATCCGCTGGCCGGGATCGCCGGGGCGGACGACCCGGACGCGGCGGGCCCGGCCGGTCGCACCGAGGCGTTCTGGCGGACCTCCCGCTTCCCGCCGACCCGCTCGGTGCGCGGACCCTGGCGGGAGCAGAGCCACGGCCTGGTGCGCACGGTGTCCTTCACCGGCAGCCACGCGGGCGGACTGCCCGTGTCGTACGGCGACTTCGCGCTGCCGCTGCACGACGCGATGCTGGACCGGGCCTTCGAGTGCTGGGTGCACGCCGAGGACATCGCGGACGCGGTGGACTACCCCTACGAGCCGCCCGCGCCACGCCATCTGAACAAGATGATCGACCTCGCGGCCCGGATGCTGCCGGCCGCGCTCGCCGAGCGGCGCCGCGCCGGCCGGTCCGCGCCGGGCCCGACCCCGCACCTGGTCGCGGCGGGCGCGCCCGGCCGCAGCCTCCGGCTGGAGATCGAGGGCACGGCGGGCGGCGAGTGGCTGATCCCGCTGGACTCACCGGCGGCGGTGGGCTCGGCGGAGTTCGAGGTGGCCCATGTGGCGCTGGACGGCGTGGAGTTCTGCCGGCTGGCCGCCGGTCACATCCCGCCACAGGAGGCGGCGGCCGGTCAGGTCGGCGACCGCCAGGCGATCAAGGACGTGCTGTTCGCGGTGGCGGGGCTGAGCCGCATGTGA
- a CDS encoding cyclase family protein codes for MTLPEEFHEIAGRVNNWGRWGADDETGTLNLITDEVVRQAAAEVRTGRRVPLALPLRQDGVQSGMIPGRVNPLHAMVQINQELFGPGTVACSDDAVTMGLQAGTHWDALTHVSHSGRLYNGRPADTVTAHEGAGFAGIDKARHIVSRGVLLDVARARGVDRLAGGHAVTPQDLDAAEELAGATVRSGDVVLVRTGQVQVYLTGDKHGYGYPSPGLSVRCPEWFHARDVAAVANDTLTFEIFPPEIDNLWLPVHALDLVEMGMLQGQNWNLEELSTACGEEGRYAFLLSATPEPFVGATGSPVAPVAIL; via the coding sequence ATGACGCTGCCGGAGGAGTTCCACGAGATCGCGGGGCGCGTGAACAACTGGGGGCGCTGGGGGGCGGACGACGAGACCGGCACCCTGAATCTGATCACCGACGAGGTCGTACGGCAGGCCGCCGCCGAGGTCCGCACCGGCCGCCGGGTCCCGCTCGCGCTCCCCCTGCGGCAGGACGGTGTGCAGAGCGGGATGATCCCCGGCCGGGTCAACCCCCTGCACGCCATGGTGCAGATCAACCAGGAACTCTTCGGCCCCGGCACGGTGGCGTGCAGCGACGACGCCGTGACCATGGGCCTGCAGGCGGGCACCCACTGGGACGCGCTGACCCATGTCTCGCACTCCGGCAGGCTCTACAACGGCCGCCCGGCAGACACGGTCACGGCGCATGAGGGCGCCGGGTTCGCCGGCATCGACAAGGCGCGGCACATCGTCTCGCGCGGGGTGCTGCTGGACGTGGCACGCGCGCGGGGCGTCGACCGGCTGGCGGGTGGCCACGCGGTCACCCCGCAGGACCTGGACGCGGCCGAGGAACTCGCCGGGGCCACGGTCCGCTCCGGTGACGTCGTCCTCGTCCGGACCGGTCAGGTGCAGGTGTATCTCACCGGGGACAAGCACGGGTACGGCTATCCGTCGCCGGGGCTGTCGGTGCGCTGCCCGGAGTGGTTCCACGCGCGCGATGTCGCGGCGGTCGCGAACGACACGCTCACGTTTGAGATATTTCCGCCCGAGATCGACAATCTATGGCTGCCCGTGCACGCGCTGGACCTGGTGGAGATGGGGATGCTCCAGGGCCAGAACTGGAATCTCGAAGAGTTGTCCACAGCCTGTGGAGAAGAAGGGCGGTACGCCTTCCTGCTGTCGGCGACACCGGAGCCGTTCGTCGGCGCGACGGGCTCACCGGTGGCGCCGGTGGCGATCCTGTGA
- a CDS encoding acyl-CoA dehydrogenase: MDLSYTPEEEDFRARLREWLAKVLSTLPAAPSPDDWPGRRAYDLGWQRMLHDAGYADVHWDASPTIRLIFLEETERAGAPYVGANFVGLLHAGPTIAAEGTAEQRARWLPPVLRGEEVWCQGFSEPDAGSDLAALRTRARRDGDDYVVSGSKIWTSHAEVADWCELLVRTDPDAPRHRGITWLAMPMDAPGITVRPLRTLAGSAEFAEVFLDEVRVPVANRVGAENDGWRVTMVTLSFERGTAFVGEVVACRRVLGELARAARENGRWDDPVLRRRLGRLEAEFRALWRLTQWNVSAAQAGGGVPGTGASVFKLRYSHARQELYDAAADVLGPHCLDLDRRWVLDRLSSLSYTIAAGTSQIQRTIVAERVLGLPRGR, encoded by the coding sequence GTGGACCTCTCGTACACGCCGGAGGAGGAGGACTTCCGGGCCCGGCTGCGGGAGTGGCTCGCCAAGGTGCTGTCCACGCTGCCCGCCGCGCCCTCGCCCGACGACTGGCCCGGCCGCCGCGCCTACGACCTCGGCTGGCAGCGGATGCTCCACGACGCCGGGTACGCCGACGTCCACTGGGACGCCTCCCCCACCATCCGGCTGATCTTCCTGGAGGAGACCGAGCGCGCGGGGGCGCCGTACGTGGGGGCGAACTTCGTGGGCCTGCTGCACGCGGGCCCGACCATCGCCGCCGAGGGCACGGCGGAGCAGCGGGCGCGCTGGCTGCCGCCGGTCCTGCGTGGCGAGGAGGTGTGGTGCCAGGGGTTCAGCGAGCCGGACGCCGGCTCCGACCTCGCCGCGCTGCGCACCCGCGCGCGCAGGGACGGCGACGACTACGTGGTGAGCGGGTCCAAGATCTGGACCTCGCACGCCGAGGTCGCCGACTGGTGCGAACTGCTCGTGCGCACCGACCCGGACGCGCCCCGGCACCGGGGCATCACCTGGCTCGCGATGCCCATGGACGCGCCGGGCATCACCGTACGGCCCCTGCGCACCCTCGCCGGGTCCGCCGAGTTCGCCGAGGTCTTCCTCGACGAGGTCCGGGTGCCGGTGGCCAACCGGGTCGGGGCGGAGAACGACGGCTGGCGCGTGACCATGGTGACCCTGTCCTTCGAGCGGGGCACGGCCTTCGTCGGCGAGGTGGTGGCCTGCCGCCGGGTGCTGGGCGAACTCGCCCGCGCGGCACGGGAGAACGGCCGCTGGGACGACCCCGTGCTGCGCCGCCGCCTCGGCCGGCTGGAGGCGGAGTTCCGGGCGCTGTGGCGGCTGACCCAGTGGAACGTCAGCGCGGCGCAGGCGGGCGGGGGCGTGCCGGGCACGGGCGCCTCGGTCTTCAAACTCCGCTACTCGCACGCCCGCCAGGAGCTGTACGACGCGGCGGCGGACGTCCTCGGCCCGCACTGTCTCGACCTGGACCGGCGCTGGGTCCTGGACCGCCTGTCGTCCCTGTCGTACACGATCGCCGCCGGCACCTCGCAGATCCAGCGCACCATCGTGGCCGAGCGCGTCCTCGGTCTGCCCAGGGGGAGATGA
- a CDS encoding SDR family oxidoreductase, producing MGNFLAGKVVAVTGAGRGIGRAVALAAAAEGAQVVVNDYGVAADGTSPTSEVAEAVVKEIVAAGGEAVAVADDISTMAGGRRVVDTAVAAFGRIDGVVCVAGILRERMLFNMTEEEWDPVVATHLKGTFTVFRAASAVMRRQRSGTLIGFTSGNHQGSVSQANYSAAKGGIISLVRSAALGLNKYGVTANAVAPVARTRMSAGVPMELAEIGEPEDVAALVVYLLSDGAAEAGITGQVYTIAGPKIAVWAQPRELRSAYAEGSWTPERIAEFLPGSVGVDPMPMLSQLVAMESAARAGDRPNAR from the coding sequence GTGGGGAACTTCTTGGCAGGCAAGGTCGTCGCCGTGACCGGTGCCGGACGGGGCATCGGGCGCGCGGTCGCGCTCGCGGCGGCGGCCGAGGGCGCGCAGGTCGTCGTCAACGACTACGGGGTCGCCGCGGACGGAACCTCGCCCACCAGCGAGGTCGCCGAAGCGGTCGTCAAGGAGATCGTGGCGGCGGGCGGCGAGGCGGTCGCGGTCGCCGACGACATCTCCACGATGGCCGGGGGCCGGCGGGTCGTGGACACGGCGGTGGCGGCGTTCGGCCGCATCGACGGGGTCGTGTGCGTGGCCGGGATCCTTCGCGAGCGCATGCTGTTCAACATGACCGAGGAGGAGTGGGACCCGGTGGTCGCCACCCACCTCAAGGGCACGTTCACCGTCTTCCGGGCGGCCTCGGCGGTCATGCGCAGGCAGCGCTCGGGCACCCTGATCGGCTTCACCAGCGGCAACCACCAGGGCTCCGTCTCGCAGGCCAACTACAGCGCGGCGAAGGGCGGGATCATCTCGCTCGTGCGGAGCGCCGCGCTGGGCCTGAACAAGTACGGGGTGACGGCGAACGCGGTGGCACCGGTGGCCCGCACGCGGATGTCCGCGGGCGTCCCCATGGAGCTGGCCGAGATCGGCGAGCCGGAGGACGTGGCCGCGCTGGTGGTCTACCTGCTGTCCGACGGGGCGGCGGAAGCGGGGATCACCGGGCAGGTGTACACGATCGCCGGGCCGAAGATCGCGGTGTGGGCCCAGCCGCGTGAGCTGCGCTCCGCCTACGCCGAGGGCTCCTGGACGCCGGAGCGGATAGCGGAGTTCCTGCCGGGGTCCGTCGGGGTGGATCCGATGCCGATGCTGTCCCAGCTCGTGGCGATGGAGTCCGCGGCACGGGCCGGGGACCGCCCTAACGCCCGGTAG
- a CDS encoding ATP-binding protein produces MQLEIRPDPAEVGRARRWARSRLAGLGIAADEPLAETVILLISELVTNAVVHTGRPAVLRLSLPGTQTGAAPSATVRVEVADASSRAPVPRCARGDATGGRGLALVDCLADRWGWSPDGAGKSIWCELDRCSQPRQGAELAYGGGLSAYEGLAFEAV; encoded by the coding sequence GTGCAGCTGGAGATCCGGCCCGACCCCGCGGAGGTGGGGCGGGCGAGGCGGTGGGCGCGCTCGCGGCTCGCCGGGCTCGGCATAGCGGCCGACGAACCGTTGGCCGAGACCGTGATCCTGCTCATCTCCGAGCTGGTGACCAACGCCGTGGTGCACACGGGCCGTCCGGCCGTGCTGCGGCTCTCGCTGCCGGGCACCCAGACCGGGGCCGCCCCCTCGGCCACGGTGCGGGTGGAGGTGGCCGACGCCAGCTCCCGCGCCCCCGTGCCGCGTTGCGCCCGCGGTGACGCCACCGGCGGCCGGGGCCTCGCCCTCGTGGACTGCCTCGCCGACCGCTGGGGCTGGAGCCCGGACGGCGCCGGCAAGAGCATCTGGTGCGAACTGGACCGCTGTTCACAGCCCCGGCAAGGCGCGGAACTGGCGTACGGGGGCGGGCTGTCCGCGTACGAGGGGCTGGCTTTCGAGGCGGTGTAG
- a CDS encoding class I adenylate-forming enzyme family protein, producing the protein MNETPHSLSSARTLWDLAVRRAAATPDRPLLLQGERRLTFGGLRARAERVAAGLYGMGVRPGSVVAWQLPTRIETVLLSFALARLGAVQSPVIPFYRDREVGFALRESKAEFFAVPGVWRGYDHTELARRLAARGVFEAYADAALPDGDPSTLPAPPAEGTSVRWIYWTSGTTSDPKGVLHTDRSLIAGGSCLAHALRLTAADVGSIAFPYAHIGGPDYLVMLLLHGLPAVLFEHFAMPEALAEYRRHGVTVAGGSTAFYSMFLAEQRKQPGTKVVPTLRLLAGGGAPKPPELYHCVVRELGVQLAHGYGMTEVPMITMGDPEDTPENLATTEGRPPAGMEIRIVDGEVRLRGEAVCRGYLDPAQTAAAFDAEGFLRTGDLGRVTDRGHLVLTGRLKDVIIRKGENISAKEIEDLLAAHPAVGEAAVIGLPDAERGELVCAVVEQAPGAGELTLPEVVAHLRAAGLSVHKLPERLEVVEALPRNDTLRKVLKYKLRERFSRPLP; encoded by the coding sequence GTGAACGAGACCCCGCACTCCCTGAGTTCCGCTCGCACACTGTGGGACCTGGCCGTCCGCCGGGCCGCCGCGACCCCCGACCGCCCCCTCCTCCTCCAGGGCGAGCGGCGGCTCACCTTCGGCGGGCTGCGCGCGCGTGCCGAGCGGGTGGCGGCCGGGCTGTACGGGATGGGCGTACGCCCCGGCTCGGTGGTCGCCTGGCAGCTGCCCACCCGCATCGAGACCGTCCTGCTCTCCTTCGCGCTGGCCCGCCTGGGCGCCGTTCAGTCCCCGGTCATCCCCTTCTACCGGGACCGTGAGGTCGGCTTCGCGCTGCGCGAGTCGAAGGCGGAGTTCTTCGCGGTGCCGGGGGTGTGGCGGGGATACGACCACACGGAGCTGGCCCGGCGGCTGGCCGCGAGGGGAGTCTTCGAGGCGTACGCCGACGCGGCCCTGCCGGACGGCGACCCGTCGACGCTCCCCGCCCCGCCCGCCGAGGGCACCTCGGTCCGCTGGATCTACTGGACCTCGGGCACCACCTCCGACCCCAAGGGCGTGCTGCACACCGACCGCTCGCTGATCGCGGGCGGCTCCTGCCTGGCGCACGCGCTGCGGCTCACGGCGGCCGACGTCGGCTCGATCGCCTTCCCGTACGCCCACATAGGCGGCCCCGACTATCTGGTGATGCTCCTGCTCCACGGCCTCCCGGCGGTGCTGTTCGAGCACTTCGCGATGCCGGAGGCGCTCGCCGAGTACCGGCGGCACGGGGTGACCGTGGCCGGCGGGTCGACGGCGTTCTACTCGATGTTCCTCGCCGAGCAGCGCAAGCAGCCGGGGACGAAGGTCGTCCCGACCCTGCGGCTGCTCGCGGGCGGCGGCGCCCCGAAGCCACCGGAGCTCTATCACTGCGTCGTGCGCGAGCTGGGCGTGCAGCTCGCGCACGGGTACGGCATGACAGAGGTCCCGATGATCACCATGGGCGACCCCGAGGACACCCCGGAGAACCTGGCCACGACCGAGGGCCGGCCGCCCGCGGGCATGGAGATCCGAATCGTCGACGGCGAGGTGCGGCTGCGCGGCGAGGCCGTCTGCCGGGGCTATCTGGACCCGGCTCAGACAGCCGCCGCCTTCGACGCCGAGGGTTTCCTGCGCACCGGCGACCTGGGCCGGGTGACGGACCGCGGGCACCTGGTCCTCACGGGGCGCCTGAAGGACGTCATCATCCGCAAGGGCGAGAACATCTCCGCCAAGGAGATCGAGGACCTGCTCGCCGCGCATCCGGCGGTCGGGGAAGCGGCCGTGATCGGACTGCCGGACGCGGAGCGGGGGGAACTGGTGTGCGCCGTGGTGGAACAGGCGCCGGGCGCCGGTGAGTTGACCTTGCCGGAGGTGGTCGCGCATCTCCGTGCGGCGGGCCTGTCGGTCCACAAGCTGCCGGAACGGCTGGAGGTGGTGGAGGCGCTGCCGCGTAACGACACGCTGCGGAAGGTGCTCAAGTACAAGCTGCGGGAGCGGTTTTCACGGCCGTTGCCTTAG
- a CDS encoding acyl-CoA dehydrogenase family protein produces the protein MRFQLTGDQRALRAGVRELLERRFGRQALRAAVEAPGRLDRGLWRSLGEAGFFALRLPEPDGGVGLGMPEAVLLFEEAGRALLPGPLIATHLAAGKVPGAATGETVVTCVDGELVEWLEAADVVLGEVTGARAMRSVDPLTPLHRVRGATPAGPVADLLSAAEQLGTADRVCELAVQHARTREQFGRPIGSFQAVQHLCADLLVRTEIARTAVYAAAVTADEADIAAARLLADEAAVRGARDCLQVHGGMGFTWEADVHLHLKRAWLRAERGGGGTQSEELLAARLAG, from the coding sequence GTGCGTTTCCAACTCACCGGTGATCAACGGGCGCTGCGGGCCGGGGTGCGGGAGCTGCTGGAGCGCCGCTTCGGCCGGCAGGCCCTGCGGGCTGCCGTCGAGGCACCGGGCCGGCTCGACCGGGGCCTGTGGCGCTCCCTCGGCGAGGCGGGCTTCTTCGCGCTGAGGCTGCCGGAGCCGGACGGCGGGGTGGGCCTCGGCATGCCGGAGGCGGTCCTGCTCTTCGAGGAGGCGGGCCGCGCCCTGCTGCCGGGCCCGCTGATCGCCACGCACCTGGCGGCCGGGAAGGTACCGGGCGCGGCCACCGGCGAGACGGTCGTGACGTGCGTGGACGGGGAGTTGGTGGAGTGGCTGGAGGCGGCCGACGTGGTGCTGGGGGAGGTGACGGGGGCGCGGGCGATGCGGTCGGTGGACCCGCTGACGCCGCTGCACCGGGTCCGCGGCGCCACTCCCGCCGGCCCTGTGGCCGACCTCCTGAGCGCCGCCGAACAACTGGGCACGGCCGACCGCGTGTGCGAGCTGGCCGTGCAACACGCCCGGACGCGTGAGCAGTTCGGGCGCCCGATCGGCAGCTTCCAGGCCGTCCAGCACCTGTGCGCCGACCTCCTGGTGCGGACGGAAATCGCCCGCACGGCGGTGTACGCGGCGGCCGTCACCGCCGACGAGGCGGACATCGCCGCCGCCCGCCTGCTCGCCGACGAGGCCGCCGTACGCGGTGCCCGCGACTGCCTCCAGGTGCACGGCGGCATGGGCTTCACCTGGGAGGCAGACGTCCACCTGCACCTGAAACGCGCCTGGTTGCGGGCCGAGCGCGGTGGCGGAGGCACACAGAGTGAGGAACTGCTCGCCGCGCGGCTGGCCGGCTGA
- a CDS encoding amidohydrolase family protein, whose product MTELPRIISVDDHVIEPAHLFETWLPAKYRDRGPKPLTAGIGELAYVGGKYQITMDPAGQPTDWWIYEDLKFPYKRNIAAVGFDRDEMTLEGITREQMRRGCWDPAARLADMDLNHVEASLCFPSFPRFCGQTFAEAHDKEVALACVRAYNDWMVEEWCGDSGGRLIPLCLIPLWDVELAVAEIRRNAARGVRAVTFSEIPTHLGLPSIHSGHWDPFFAVCQETGTVVNMHIGSSSQMPAASPDAPPAVQASLSFNNAMASMMDYLFSGVLVKFPQLKLAYSEGQMGWVPYALERADDVWEEHRAWGGVRELIPEPPSTYYYRQIFCCFFRDRHGVASIDVVGRDNATFETDYPHVDSTFPHTKEVALEHVKGLDDETVYKLMRGNAIRMLGLDLDR is encoded by the coding sequence ATGACCGAACTGCCCCGCATCATCAGCGTCGACGACCATGTGATCGAGCCGGCCCATCTCTTCGAGACCTGGCTGCCGGCCAAGTACCGGGACCGCGGACCCAAGCCGCTGACCGCGGGGATCGGGGAGCTCGCCTACGTCGGCGGGAAGTACCAGATCACCATGGATCCGGCCGGGCAGCCGACGGACTGGTGGATCTACGAGGACCTGAAGTTCCCGTACAAGCGCAACATCGCGGCCGTCGGCTTCGACCGGGACGAGATGACACTGGAGGGCATCACCAGGGAGCAGATGCGGCGCGGCTGCTGGGATCCCGCGGCGCGCCTCGCGGACATGGACCTCAACCACGTCGAGGCCAGCCTCTGCTTCCCGAGCTTCCCCCGCTTCTGCGGGCAGACCTTCGCCGAGGCGCACGACAAGGAGGTCGCCCTCGCCTGCGTGCGCGCCTACAACGACTGGATGGTGGAGGAGTGGTGCGGGGACAGCGGGGGGCGGCTGATCCCGCTGTGCCTGATCCCCCTGTGGGACGTGGAGCTGGCGGTCGCGGAGATCCGCCGCAACGCGGCGCGCGGGGTCCGGGCGGTGACGTTCTCCGAGATCCCCACCCACCTCGGGCTGCCCTCCATCCACTCCGGTCACTGGGACCCGTTCTTCGCGGTCTGCCAGGAGACGGGGACGGTCGTCAACATGCACATCGGCAGCAGCTCGCAGATGCCGGCCGCGTCGCCCGACGCCCCGCCCGCCGTCCAGGCCTCGCTGAGCTTCAACAACGCGATGGCCTCGATGATGGACTATCTCTTCAGCGGGGTCCTGGTGAAGTTCCCCCAGCTCAAACTCGCCTACAGCGAAGGGCAGATGGGCTGGGTGCCGTACGCCCTGGAGCGCGCCGACGACGTGTGGGAGGAGCACCGGGCCTGGGGCGGGGTCAGGGAGCTGATTCCCGAGCCGCCGTCGACGTACTACTACCGGCAGATCTTCTGCTGCTTCTTCCGCGACCGGCACGGCGTGGCCTCGATCGACGTCGTCGGCCGCGACAACGCCACCTTCGAGACCGACTACCCGCACGTCGACTCGACCTTCCCGCACACCAAGGAGGTCGCCCTCGAGCATGTGAAGGGCCTGGACGACGAGACGGTGTACAAGCTGATGCGGGGCAACGCCATCCGCATGCTCGGCCTGGACCTGGACCGCTAG
- a CDS encoding S53 family peptidase, producing the protein MSDRHDHYVPLPDSDRVALRGAHALDPVPPDQPMTVTVYVRRDPAAPPVPDTVQLAMTPPKDRQTVSDRAVFRAHGAQQSDLDAVSEFGRAHGLRTADVNPAARSVQLSGTAADICDAFQVTLSRYGYTGRDNRPRTYHGREGAVNVPRQLQGIITGVFGLDNRPLGANLLTRRAADLAVPQAAAPAQPAGTFLPTQLGALYDFPKDTDGTGQCIAVLAFNGETRPGTPSGGYRIEALQHYFEQILHQPTPDITDVVVHGPGNEPGDDSEQALQSGDSTGEIMLDLQVVGALAPKAKIVVYFSVFSEQGWVDLFSQIATATDPRPTVVSCSYGNPEDVAGSRWTRMAINHVNDAFDIAAQRNISVCCASGDDGSRDDGTSLRAHADFPASSPYVLGVGGTRLVAGNGGIASETVWDDGPGSATGGGISRYFPVPPWQSGAHVPPSVNLPHRSGRGVPDVAADADPVTGVYVIRADGQRYAVTGGTSAAAPQWSALLACVNQALGAPVGFLNPLLYTKVARDAVRDVTFGSNGSYAAGPGWDPCTGLGTPDGQKLLHELGSL; encoded by the coding sequence ATGTCCGACCGTCACGACCACTACGTTCCTCTCCCGGACAGCGACCGCGTGGCTCTGCGCGGAGCCCATGCGCTGGACCCGGTTCCCCCCGACCAGCCGATGACCGTCACGGTGTACGTCCGGCGGGATCCTGCCGCACCCCCCGTGCCCGACACCGTGCAGCTGGCCATGACGCCTCCGAAGGACCGTCAGACCGTTTCCGACAGGGCCGTCTTCAGGGCCCACGGCGCGCAGCAGAGCGACCTCGACGCGGTGTCCGAATTCGGCCGGGCACACGGCCTTCGGACAGCCGACGTCAATCCGGCGGCCCGCAGTGTGCAACTCTCCGGCACCGCCGCCGACATATGCGATGCCTTTCAGGTGACCCTGTCCCGGTACGGCTACACGGGGCGGGACAACCGCCCCCGCACCTACCACGGCCGCGAAGGCGCCGTGAACGTCCCCCGACAGCTTCAGGGGATCATCACCGGCGTCTTCGGTCTGGACAACCGCCCCCTGGGTGCGAATCTGCTGACCCGGCGGGCCGCGGACCTCGCCGTGCCGCAGGCGGCGGCCCCCGCGCAGCCCGCAGGCACATTCCTGCCCACCCAGCTCGGTGCGCTCTACGACTTCCCCAAGGACACCGACGGCACCGGACAGTGCATCGCCGTTCTGGCGTTCAACGGCGAGACGAGACCGGGAACGCCATCCGGCGGCTACCGGATCGAGGCGCTGCAGCACTACTTCGAGCAGATCCTCCACCAGCCCACTCCGGACATCACCGACGTGGTGGTCCACGGTCCGGGGAACGAGCCGGGAGACGATTCCGAGCAGGCTCTGCAGAGCGGGGACAGCACGGGCGAGATCATGCTCGACCTCCAGGTCGTGGGCGCACTCGCCCCCAAGGCGAAGATCGTCGTCTACTTCAGCGTGTTCAGCGAACAGGGCTGGGTCGACCTGTTCAGCCAGATCGCCACCGCAACCGACCCCCGGCCGACCGTGGTGTCCTGCAGTTACGGCAACCCCGAGGACGTCGCCGGGAGCCGTTGGACGCGCATGGCCATCAACCACGTGAACGACGCGTTCGACATCGCGGCGCAGCGCAACATCAGTGTCTGCTGCGCCTCCGGTGACGACGGTTCGCGGGACGACGGCACCAGCTTGCGCGCTCACGCCGACTTCCCCGCCTCCAGCCCTTACGTGCTCGGTGTCGGCGGCACCCGGCTCGTGGCCGGCAACGGCGGCATCGCGAGTGAAACCGTGTGGGACGACGGACCGGGCTCCGCGACGGGCGGCGGCATCAGCCGCTACTTCCCCGTTCCCCCCTGGCAGAGCGGCGCCCACGTGCCGCCCTCCGTCAACCTGCCGCACCGGTCAGGGCGCGGAGTCCCCGATGTCGCCGCGGACGCCGATCCCGTCACGGGCGTCTACGTCATCCGAGCGGACGGCCAGCGCTACGCGGTGACCGGCGGAACCAGCGCCGCCGCCCCGCAATGGTCGGCCCTGCTCGCGTGCGTCAACCAGGCCCTCGGCGCACCTGTGGGATTCCTCAACCCGCTGCTCTACACCAAAGTCGCCCGCGACGCCGTCCGCGACGTCACGTTCGGCAGCAACGGCTCCTACGCCGCCGGACCCGGCTGGGACCCGTGCACCGGTCTCGGCACTCCGGACGGCCAGAAGCTGCTCCACGAACTCGGCAGTCTGTAG